The Opitutaceae bacterium genome has a window encoding:
- the rpmG gene encoding 50S ribosomal protein L33: MPRELVTIECTEARKEGKPVSRYMTTRNKKLQTEKVEKKKYNPHLRRHTLHKEVK, translated from the coding sequence ATGCCACGAGAACTCGTCACCATTGAATGCACGGAAGCGCGGAAAGAGGGGAAGCCCGTATCGCGTTACATGACCACCCGCAACAAGAAGCTCCAGACCGAGAAGGTGGAGAAGAAGAAGTACAATCCGCACCTTCGCCGGCACACCCTGCACAAAGAGGTCAAGTAA
- a CDS encoding P-loop NTPase: MSLEAVKSVLKTVNFPGFSRDIVSFGLVRSVDFLEGKAIVKLAVTTADPTIPKKLKEAVESAVLAVDGVTSTVVELAVSAPKATVPAGGGAPQPTGMPGVRFTLAVASGKGGVGKSTLAVNLACALAQIVRKEGQGASVGLMDCDIYGPSVPLMTGLSGRPAIEDNSLIPMERFGLKVMSMGFLVDEDTPVVWRGPMIMKTIQQFVQNVSWGDLEILVIDLPPGTGDAQLSLVQTIPLSGAIIVTTPQKAATQVARKGGHMFTKVNVPLVGVVENMSYLEIPGTNQRVTLYGEGGGAETAGALGTELLGQIPQDSAICRGGDAGKPIVATDPDSPIANLFRSIAADILQKLRQAE, from the coding sequence GTGAGCCTCGAAGCCGTCAAATCAGTCCTCAAAACCGTCAATTTCCCGGGATTCAGCCGGGACATCGTATCGTTCGGCCTGGTCCGATCGGTCGATTTCCTCGAGGGAAAGGCCATTGTCAAACTGGCGGTGACCACCGCCGATCCGACGATTCCGAAGAAGCTGAAGGAGGCGGTGGAATCCGCCGTCCTCGCTGTCGACGGAGTCACGTCCACCGTGGTCGAGCTGGCCGTGAGCGCTCCCAAGGCGACCGTGCCCGCCGGCGGTGGGGCCCCTCAGCCAACCGGGATGCCCGGTGTCCGCTTCACCCTGGCCGTGGCCAGCGGCAAGGGAGGGGTCGGCAAATCGACGCTGGCGGTCAACCTGGCCTGCGCCCTCGCCCAGATTGTCAGGAAAGAGGGTCAGGGCGCTTCGGTCGGGTTGATGGACTGCGACATCTACGGGCCCAGTGTTCCCCTCATGACCGGCCTGAGCGGTCGGCCGGCCATCGAGGACAACAGCCTGATCCCGATGGAACGATTCGGACTCAAGGTCATGTCGATGGGTTTCCTTGTCGACGAAGACACCCCGGTGGTCTGGCGTGGGCCGATGATCATGAAGACGATCCAGCAATTCGTTCAGAACGTCAGCTGGGGCGACCTTGAGATCCTCGTCATCGACCTCCCGCCCGGAACCGGAGACGCGCAACTTTCACTGGTTCAGACAATCCCTCTTTCCGGCGCAATCATCGTGACCACGCCTCAGAAGGCGGCCACCCAGGTGGCCCGGAAAGGCGGCCATATGTTCACCAAGGTCAACGTGCCCCTCGTGGGCGTGGTCGAGAATATGAGCTACCTGGAAATCCCCGGCACGAACCAGCGGGTCACCCTCTACGGTGAAGGCGGCGGAGCTGAAACAGCGGGAGCGCTGGGAACCGAACTGCTCGGGCAGATCCCCCAGGACTCGGCCATCTGCCGCGGAGGGGATGCCGGGAAACCCATCGTCGCCACCGATCCGGACAGTCCGATCGCCAACCTCTTCCGCTCGATTGCCGCGGACATCCTGCAAAAGCTCCGCCAAGCCGAATAG
- a CDS encoding biopolymer transporter Tol, whose translation MTFKKPIFSVLLLLSLLGLVLPTCAQVRDIGDITVQSDVKVIPVRIEADSVEIRRLAENAFACHGRYRVARNASDASFVLKFAVAGTNAIALTIQSGNPARTLFAETVGGASLRNALFRAADRAVVKTSGSPGFFAGRLTFVSERTGAKEIYISDLFFGEALQMTNDRSQSIMPRWSPDGRRILYTGYFQTGAPDIFEIDTATQQRKPFVSLKGTNTSARFSPDGNLVAMILTGEGNSEVYVSNALGRQIRRLTRTNAIEATPTWSPFSDRLVVTSDLAGRPQLFLLPVSGGSLERIPTNISGYCAEPDWNQANPDLIAFTVASGKQFQLATYSFSKKKSTVHTQGSSDAIEPCWTKDGRHLVYTKRVANNQQVHILDTETGKTTRLSPESLGSTFQANYVYP comes from the coding sequence ATGACTTTCAAGAAGCCGATTTTCTCCGTCCTTTTACTTCTTTCCCTGCTGGGCTTGGTTCTGCCGACATGCGCCCAAGTCCGGGACATCGGCGACATCACGGTTCAATCGGACGTCAAGGTCATCCCCGTCCGGATCGAGGCCGATTCGGTGGAGATCCGCCGCCTGGCGGAGAACGCCTTTGCCTGTCATGGCCGATACCGGGTGGCGCGCAACGCTTCGGATGCCTCCTTCGTCCTGAAGTTCGCCGTGGCCGGGACCAACGCCATTGCCCTGACCATCCAGTCGGGCAACCCGGCCAGGACGCTCTTTGCTGAAACGGTCGGCGGCGCCTCCCTGCGAAACGCCCTGTTTCGAGCTGCCGATCGTGCCGTGGTCAAGACGTCGGGTAGCCCCGGCTTCTTTGCCGGGCGCCTCACCTTCGTCAGTGAGCGGACCGGTGCGAAGGAGATTTATATTTCCGACCTCTTCTTCGGTGAGGCGCTCCAGATGACCAATGACCGGTCGCAATCGATCATGCCGCGCTGGTCGCCCGATGGACGCAGGATCCTCTACACCGGCTACTTTCAGACGGGTGCTCCCGATATTTTCGAGATCGATACGGCGACCCAGCAGCGCAAACCATTCGTCAGCCTGAAAGGGACAAATACCAGCGCCCGTTTCAGCCCGGACGGCAACCTCGTGGCGATGATCCTGACCGGCGAAGGCAATTCGGAGGTTTACGTCAGCAATGCATTGGGCCGGCAGATCCGGCGATTGACCCGGACCAACGCGATTGAGGCAACGCCGACCTGGTCGCCGTTCTCGGATCGCCTGGTCGTGACCTCGGATTTGGCCGGGAGGCCGCAGCTGTTTCTTCTCCCGGTCTCGGGTGGTTCGCTCGAGCGGATCCCGACCAATATCAGCGGCTATTGCGCCGAGCCGGACTGGAACCAGGCGAATCCCGACCTGATCGCGTTCACGGTTGCCTCGGGCAAGCAGTTCCAGTTGGCCACCTACAGTTTCTCCAAGAAGAAGAGCACGGTGCACACCCAGGGATCCAGCGACGCGATTGAGCCGTGCTGGACCAAGGACGGCCGGCACCTGGTTTATACCAAGAGGGTGGCCAACAACCAGCAGGTCCACATTCTGGATACGGAAACCGGCAAGACGACCCGCCTGAGTCCGGAAAGCCTCGGTTCGACCTTCCAGGCAAATTACGTCTATCCCTGA
- a CDS encoding superoxide dismutase → MAYSLPSLPYAYDALEPHIDARTMEIHHTKHHQAYITNVNAALEGHAALAAKSVEALIADLNAVPEGIRTAVRNNGGGHANHSFFWKVIGPKAGGAPKGKLAAAITSECGGFETLKEAFLKAATTRFGSGWAWLSVKGGKLVVHSTANQDSPLMEGAVPVIGLDVWEHAYYLNYQNRRPDYVKAFWNVVNWDAAEANYTAAL, encoded by the coding sequence ATGGCCTACTCACTTCCCAGCCTTCCTTACGCCTACGACGCTCTTGAGCCGCATATCGATGCCCGGACGATGGAGATTCATCACACCAAGCATCACCAGGCATACATCACCAACGTGAACGCCGCGCTGGAAGGACACGCCGCTCTCGCCGCAAAGTCGGTTGAAGCGCTCATTGCCGATCTCAATGCCGTGCCCGAGGGCATCCGCACCGCCGTTCGCAACAACGGCGGCGGTCACGCCAACCATTCCTTCTTCTGGAAAGTCATCGGCCCCAAGGCCGGAGGCGCTCCCAAGGGCAAACTGGCCGCCGCCATCACGAGCGAATGCGGCGGATTCGAAACACTGAAGGAAGCCTTCCTCAAGGCGGCCACCACCCGTTTCGGCAGCGGCTGGGCATGGCTCAGTGTCAAGGGCGGCAAGCTGGTCGTGCATTCCACCGCCAATCAGGATTCCCCCCTGATGGAAGGCGCCGTTCCGGTCATCGGTCTCGACGTCTGGGAACACGCCTACTACCTCAACTACCAGAACCGTCGGCCCGACTACGTGAAGGCCTTTTGGAACGTGGTCAATTGGGACGCGGCCGAAGCCAACTACACCGCCGCGCTGTAG
- a CDS encoding nucleoside deaminase, whose product MPEISPCPFSKVFPSQLNRDDAFYMALAFNRAIDAWNQDEVPIGAVIECGGEVIASAHNRVAATGDPTAHAEILAMTQAATAIGDWRLTGATLYVTKEPCPMCSGACIMGRISRVVYAVPDPKMGCLGGATDLNALPRSNHHFQITRGVMEGPCLDLIQAYFRIKRAPEGLT is encoded by the coding sequence ATGCCGGAAATCTCTCCCTGCCCATTCAGCAAGGTCTTCCCATCCCAGCTCAATCGGGATGACGCCTTCTACATGGCCCTGGCTTTCAACCGGGCCATCGATGCCTGGAATCAGGACGAAGTCCCGATCGGCGCGGTTATCGAATGCGGCGGTGAAGTCATCGCCTCGGCCCACAACCGGGTCGCCGCGACCGGTGATCCCACCGCCCATGCTGAGATCCTCGCCATGACCCAGGCGGCCACCGCCATCGGCGACTGGCGGCTGACCGGCGCCACTCTTTACGTGACAAAGGAGCCCTGTCCGATGTGTTCCGGGGCCTGCATCATGGGCCGCATCAGCCGGGTCGTCTACGCCGTTCCCGATCCCAAGATGGGCTGCCTGGGCGGAGCGACCGACCTGAATGCCCTGCCGCGCAGCAACCACCATTTCCAGATCACCCGAGGGGTCATGGAAGGTCCCTGCCTCGACCTGATCCAGGCCTACTTCCGCATAAAACGAGCCCCCGAAGGGTTGACCTGA
- a CDS encoding site-specific tyrosine recombinase XerD, translated as MPRSAATARAAADPDGDLGRSPLADGLGRAIESYLAHLDLERGLSGNTLDAYRRDLEQCALHLQKLGATSWPAVTTGQLTDWIYGLDAGDFAVSSVARKLTAVRGFARFLVKEGIRPDEMTELIIGPRARRRVPETLTYNEVDRLLGAPRPVDAYGVRGRALLELLYSSGLRVSEIADLTLQQIDLKHGLVRVRGKGSKERIVPVGRQAVVAIDAYLVSGRPFFVKARTGSHLFLSERGSPLSRKTIWHLIKGYARDAGITKTVKPHLLRHSFATHLLSGGADLRASQEMLGPADIATTQIYTAVETGRLLDQHGTFHPRSKKK; from the coding sequence ATGCCCCGATCCGCAGCTACGGCCCGCGCCGCCGCTGATCCGGACGGAGACCTCGGCAGGTCTCCGCTGGCGGACGGCCTCGGCCGGGCGATCGAGTCCTATCTCGCCCACCTCGATCTCGAGCGCGGGCTCTCCGGCAACACGCTCGACGCCTATCGACGCGACCTCGAGCAGTGCGCGCTCCATCTCCAGAAGCTCGGAGCGACCTCCTGGCCGGCAGTGACCACCGGGCAGTTGACCGACTGGATCTACGGCCTCGATGCCGGCGATTTCGCGGTGTCCAGCGTGGCCCGCAAACTGACCGCGGTCCGTGGGTTTGCCCGCTTCCTGGTCAAGGAAGGGATCCGTCCGGACGAGATGACGGAGCTGATCATCGGCCCCAGGGCAAGGCGGCGGGTTCCGGAGACCTTGACGTACAATGAGGTGGATCGCCTGCTCGGGGCACCCCGCCCGGTCGATGCGTACGGAGTCCGGGGACGCGCGCTTCTCGAACTGCTCTATTCGAGCGGCCTCCGTGTATCCGAGATTGCCGATCTGACCCTTCAGCAAATCGATCTCAAACACGGACTGGTCCGGGTCAGGGGAAAAGGGTCAAAGGAACGGATCGTCCCGGTCGGCCGGCAGGCGGTCGTTGCGATCGACGCCTACCTAGTCTCGGGCCGGCCCTTTTTTGTGAAGGCCCGGACGGGGAGCCATCTCTTCCTGAGCGAGCGGGGGAGTCCGCTTTCCCGCAAGACGATCTGGCACCTGATCAAGGGCTATGCCCGGGATGCGGGTATCACCAAGACAGTCAAGCCCCACCTCCTGCGTCATTCCTTCGCGACCCACCTGCTGAGCGGGGGGGCGGACCTGCGGGCCAGTCAGGAAATGCTCGGCCCTGCCGACATCGCCACGACGCAAATCTACACCGCGGTCGAAACCGGCAGGCTTCTCGACCAGCACGGGACCTTTCACCCACGCTCAAAGAAGAAGTGA
- a CDS encoding sulfatase-like hydrolase/transferase has product MTDSSDSRPDILLIMPDQMRGDCLSLEDHPVLMTPNIDAIGRQGTHFTRAYTSCPSCIPARRALLTGLHPARNGLVGYKDGCPLRHPTFTERLLEHGYRTTLVGRHMHQHPYDEPYGFEDRVFASGYIEDDDYSRDLEAAFPGQGGFRGHGLSNNGWTARPWQFPDPWHPTNWVVNRAREKIREAPADRPHCITASFFAPHPPLLPPAFYFDRYRRSALPDRAIGSWVSKAPDDPAHASVDSNRVDLQGEALRSAQAGYFGLINHLDDQVHSLVFEFRKHCAKRGRPWVIVFTSDHGEMLGDHHLFRKCEPYEGSARIPFLIQGSPELGLACGHHHQGPVCLEDIGPTLLDLAGAPQASDLDGQSLLPILRGGTVSVRAHLHIEHCRCYDADQAFHCLTDGRWKYIWRPETGTEQLFDLQNDPRELSDLAKETTHSKETDLWRNRLIARLTGRPEGFSDGGRLTPGRTYVDEMGAMV; this is encoded by the coding sequence ATGACCGATTCCTCCGACTCCCGCCCCGACATCCTCCTGATCATGCCCGACCAGATGCGGGGCGACTGTCTCTCGCTGGAGGATCACCCGGTCCTGATGACCCCGAATATCGACGCGATCGGCCGGCAGGGCACCCACTTCACCCGGGCCTACACCAGTTGTCCGTCCTGCATTCCCGCCCGCCGGGCCCTCCTGACCGGTCTGCATCCCGCCCGCAACGGTCTGGTCGGCTACAAGGACGGCTGCCCGCTCCGCCATCCGACCTTTACCGAAAGGCTCCTTGAGCACGGCTACCGGACCACCCTCGTCGGCCGGCATATGCATCAACATCCTTACGACGAGCCCTACGGGTTCGAAGACCGCGTCTTCGCCTCCGGCTACATCGAGGATGATGACTACAGCAGGGACCTCGAAGCGGCTTTCCCTGGCCAGGGAGGGTTTCGCGGACACGGTCTCTCCAACAACGGATGGACAGCCCGTCCCTGGCAATTCCCCGATCCCTGGCACCCCACCAATTGGGTGGTCAACCGCGCCCGGGAAAAGATCAGGGAGGCTCCCGCCGACCGGCCCCATTGCATCACCGCCTCGTTTTTCGCGCCACACCCGCCGCTCCTGCCGCCGGCGTTCTACTTCGACCGCTACCGCAGGAGTGCCCTGCCGGATCGGGCCATCGGCTCCTGGGTCTCCAAGGCACCGGACGATCCCGCCCATGCCTCGGTCGACTCAAACCGGGTCGATCTTCAGGGCGAGGCTCTCCGTTCGGCCCAGGCCGGCTATTTCGGGTTGATCAATCACCTGGATGACCAGGTCCACAGCCTGGTTTTCGAGTTTCGAAAGCACTGCGCCAAGCGGGGGCGGCCCTGGGTCATCGTCTTCACTTCCGATCACGGCGAGATGCTCGGGGACCATCACCTCTTTCGCAAATGTGAACCCTACGAGGGCTCGGCCCGCATCCCTTTCCTCATTCAGGGCTCGCCGGAACTCGGCCTTGCCTGCGGACACCATCACCAGGGTCCGGTTTGCCTTGAGGACATCGGACCCACCCTGCTCGATCTGGCGGGGGCTCCCCAGGCGTCCGATCTGGACGGTCAAAGCCTGCTTCCCATTCTGCGAGGGGGCACTGTCTCTGTCCGCGCTCATCTTCATATCGAGCACTGCCGCTGCTACGATGCCGACCAGGCCTTTCACTGCCTGACCGATGGACGCTGGAAGTACATCTGGCGCCCGGAAACCGGAACCGAGCAACTTTTCGACCTGCAGAACGATCCCCGGGAGCTTTCCGATCTGGCGAAAGAAACCACCCACAGCAAAGAAACCGACCTCTGGCGCAACCGGCTGATCGCTCGGCTGACGGGTCGTCCCGAAGGTTTCAGCGATGGCGGCCGATTGACTCCCGGGCGCACCTATGTGGATGAGATGGGAGCGATGGTGTAA
- the purS gene encoding phosphoribosylformylglycinamidine synthase subunit PurS — MKVVVFVTPKKNVLDPQGAAVGHALESLGMKNLGSVRVGKMIEIEVDGEPGPEFSKSVDQYCHDLLSNPVIEDYRWELVES; from the coding sequence GTGAAAGTTGTCGTATTCGTCACACCAAAAAAGAACGTTCTCGACCCTCAGGGGGCGGCCGTGGGTCATGCCCTGGAGAGTCTCGGCATGAAGAATCTCGGCAGTGTCCGGGTCGGGAAAATGATCGAAATCGAGGTCGATGGTGAGCCCGGTCCGGAATTCTCCAAGTCCGTGGACCAATATTGTCACGACCTCCTGAGTAACCCGGTGATCGAGGATTACCGCTGGGAACTGGTCGAGTCGTGA
- the purQ gene encoding phosphoribosylformylglycinamidine synthase subunit PurQ — protein MSVGVIQFPGSNCDQDAVHAFTRGLGVDARMLWHKDQALGEIDVLVVPGGFSYGDYLRCGAIARFSPIMKAVAAYAERGGVVIGICNGFQILCEASLLPGALIWNSCLEYRCMTPYLAVEDSTPHFNRKTLGHLIRLPIGHGEGNFRIDPEGLARLEGNRQILLRYVDAEGKPSPGSNPNGSISGIAGIRNQRGNVFGMMPHPDRAFETFHPSIDGRKVLRAILDTAAAAAPSAV, from the coding sequence ATGAGTGTTGGCGTTATTCAATTTCCGGGAAGCAACTGCGATCAGGACGCGGTCCATGCCTTCACCCGGGGGCTCGGTGTCGATGCCCGGATGCTCTGGCACAAGGACCAGGCTCTCGGCGAGATTGATGTCCTCGTCGTTCCGGGCGGCTTTTCCTACGGCGACTATCTGCGCTGTGGAGCGATCGCCCGCTTTTCCCCCATCATGAAGGCGGTGGCGGCCTATGCCGAACGCGGCGGGGTTGTCATCGGGATCTGCAACGGATTTCAGATCCTCTGCGAGGCCTCCCTGCTGCCCGGAGCCCTCATCTGGAACAGCTGCCTCGAATACCGTTGCATGACGCCGTACCTGGCGGTCGAGGACTCGACCCCGCATTTCAACCGGAAGACCCTCGGCCATCTCATCCGCCTGCCCATCGGGCACGGTGAGGGCAATTTCCGGATCGATCCGGAGGGCCTGGCCCGTTTGGAGGGCAACCGGCAGATCCTGCTCCGCTACGTGGATGCCGAAGGTAAACCGAGCCCCGGTTCCAATCCCAACGGATCGATCAGCGGGATTGCGGGCATCCGCAACCAACGCGGCAACGTCTTCGGAATGATGCCCCATCCCGACCGCGCCTTCGAAACCTTTCATCCTTCCATCGACGGCCGGAAAGTCCTTCGGGCCATCCTCGACACGGCCGCCGCCGCGGCCCCTTCCGCTGTCTGA
- the purL gene encoding phosphoribosylformylglycinamidine synthase subunit PurL has translation MSSALPPNPDPLLNQAITPELVAKHGLLPEEYQTIVRILGREPNLTELGIFSVMWSEHCSYKNSRPVLKLFPTEKADKDPPIGKVLVKAGEENAGVIDIGEGWAVAFKIESHNHPSYVEPFEGAATGVGGIIRDIFTMGARPVLLTNSLRFGELESAEVRHLVRGVVSGIAHYGNCIGIPNIGGDVYFDACYEGNPLVNAQCLGILRHDQIKRGAASGVGNPVYYVGAPTGRDGLGGASFASRELTEESQADRPAVQKGDPFMEKLLLEACLEMMEIPDLVVGIQDMGAAGLTCSTCETAARGRTGIEIDLDLVPQREIGMNSYEIMLSESQERMLVIVKKGREAEIEAVFEKWDLHAVQVGQVMDGDRMVVRQKGVVVADIPALSLTEEAPVYQREAREPAYLATTRAWSPDSLADLDAAGVQSTLRRLLDHPTIGGKSWVWRQYDHMVMAGTVVEPGSDAGVVCVHLGETKKFIAMANDGNGRYCYLDPYRGGMATMAECVRNLACSGARALAMTDNLNFGNPNKPEVFYTLRESVRGLAEACRAYDVPVVGGNVSLYNENQAGAIDPTPVVTVMGLIEDADHITRQFCREAGEQLVLIGGLPVELGASQYLKIIHGLKTGRAPEVDLEKEKRQNAFLLDAIHSGSIVAAHDLAEGGLLVALTEMLLRTPGLGMAIRLSPGGESRLDTVLYGESQGRIVISVKPESVNGLMTGAAKSGVDLMLLGEVTSGGQLSVEVDGRGVAVSWPVAELKESWETSIEKRMARPGLVHT, from the coding sequence ATGAGCTCCGCCCTTCCGCCCAATCCGGATCCCCTCCTCAATCAGGCGATCACCCCCGAACTGGTTGCCAAGCACGGGCTCCTGCCGGAGGAATACCAGACCATTGTCCGCATCCTCGGCCGCGAACCGAACCTGACCGAGCTGGGCATCTTCAGCGTGATGTGGTCGGAGCATTGCTCCTACAAGAATTCGCGACCCGTCCTGAAGCTCTTTCCGACCGAGAAGGCCGACAAGGATCCGCCGATCGGAAAGGTCCTGGTCAAGGCCGGCGAGGAAAATGCGGGTGTCATCGACATCGGCGAAGGTTGGGCGGTCGCCTTCAAGATCGAGTCCCACAATCACCCGAGCTACGTCGAACCCTTCGAAGGCGCCGCCACCGGCGTCGGCGGCATCATTCGCGACATCTTCACCATGGGAGCGCGGCCGGTCCTGTTGACCAACTCCCTGCGATTCGGCGAGCTGGAGAGCGCGGAAGTGCGCCACCTCGTGCGCGGGGTCGTCTCCGGAATCGCCCATTACGGCAATTGTATCGGGATTCCGAATATAGGGGGCGACGTCTATTTCGACGCCTGTTACGAGGGAAACCCGCTGGTCAACGCCCAATGCCTCGGCATTCTCCGGCACGACCAGATCAAACGGGGAGCCGCCTCCGGGGTGGGCAACCCGGTCTATTACGTGGGCGCCCCGACCGGGCGCGACGGACTCGGCGGGGCCAGCTTCGCCTCGCGGGAACTGACCGAGGAAAGCCAGGCCGACCGCCCGGCCGTCCAGAAGGGCGATCCCTTCATGGAGAAACTCCTCCTCGAGGCCTGCCTCGAAATGATGGAGATCCCCGACCTGGTCGTCGGTATCCAGGATATGGGTGCGGCGGGTCTGACCTGTTCGACCTGCGAGACGGCGGCCCGCGGTCGTACCGGGATCGAGATCGACCTCGACCTCGTCCCTCAGCGCGAGATCGGGATGAATTCCTACGAGATCATGCTCTCGGAGAGCCAGGAGCGCATGCTCGTCATCGTGAAGAAGGGGCGCGAAGCCGAAATCGAGGCGGTTTTCGAGAAGTGGGACCTGCACGCGGTCCAGGTCGGCCAGGTCATGGACGGCGACCGGATGGTCGTCCGCCAGAAGGGCGTGGTGGTGGCGGACATACCCGCCCTGTCACTGACCGAGGAAGCCCCGGTTTATCAGCGCGAGGCCCGGGAACCCGCCTACCTGGCGACGACCCGCGCCTGGTCGCCCGACAGTCTGGCCGATCTCGATGCGGCCGGCGTGCAGAGCACGCTGCGCCGTTTGCTCGACCATCCGACGATTGGAGGGAAGTCCTGGGTCTGGCGTCAGTATGACCATATGGTCATGGCGGGTACCGTGGTGGAGCCGGGCAGCGATGCCGGCGTGGTCTGCGTCCACCTCGGCGAGACGAAGAAATTCATTGCCATGGCCAACGACGGAAACGGCCGTTACTGCTACCTCGATCCTTATCGGGGCGGGATGGCCACGATGGCCGAATGCGTCCGGAATCTGGCCTGCAGCGGTGCCCGGGCCCTGGCCATGACCGACAACCTGAATTTCGGAAACCCGAACAAGCCCGAAGTCTTCTACACCCTTCGCGAATCGGTTCGTGGACTGGCCGAGGCCTGCCGGGCCTACGATGTACCGGTGGTGGGCGGGAATGTGAGCCTCTACAATGAGAACCAGGCGGGGGCGATCGACCCGACTCCGGTTGTCACGGTGATGGGTCTGATCGAGGATGCGGACCATATCACCCGCCAATTCTGCCGGGAGGCGGGGGAGCAGCTGGTCCTGATCGGCGGCCTGCCGGTTGAATTGGGGGCCAGCCAGTATCTGAAGATCATCCACGGTCTGAAAACCGGGCGTGCCCCGGAAGTGGATCTGGAAAAGGAGAAGCGTCAGAATGCCTTCCTCCTCGATGCGATTCATTCCGGGTCGATCGTGGCCGCGCACGATCTGGCCGAGGGCGGCCTGCTCGTCGCATTGACCGAGATGCTCCTCCGGACGCCGGGCCTCGGCATGGCGATCCGGCTTAGTCCGGGCGGGGAGAGCCGGTTGGATACGGTGCTTTACGGCGAAAGCCAGGGCCGTATCGTCATCTCGGTGAAACCGGAGTCTGTGAATGGCCTGATGACGGGTGCGGCGAAGTCGGGAGTCGATCTGATGCTCCTCGGTGAGGTGACGTCCGGGGGGCAGCTCTCGGTGGAGGTTGACGGACGCGGGGTGGCCGTCTCGTGGCCGGTGGCCGAGCTGAAGGAAAGCTGGGAAACCTCGATCGAGAAGCGGATGGCCCGCCCCGGTCTGGTCCACACATGA